One window of Pecten maximus unplaced genomic scaffold, xPecMax1.1, whole genome shotgun sequence genomic DNA carries:
- the LOC117318400 gene encoding piggyBac transposable element-derived protein 4-like: MVPTGKRDYEGNVVWKPDCVLDYNKYMGAVDRCDQMVTYGSFQRKTLKWWKKVFFHTLGLAVLNAYHIYKHREDHPVPHRLFRRQLVAQLVEDSGVTGPEASGRRRAAPEVLQRLSARHFPCHLPPTGKKVHAQRRCIVCGPAEADIFRTQNPGVKVPNRTGHDTNFQCKQCKVALCITPCFELYHTVSDYTLAYRRHHHTAVRNLGQEE, from the exons ATGGTTCCGACAGGGAAGAGAGACTATGAGGGAAATGTTGTTTGGAAGCCAGATTGCGTGCTGGACTACAATAAATACATGGGGGCCGTCGACAGATGTGACCAAATGGTGACTTATGGATCCTTTCAACGGAAAACTTTGAAGTGGTGGAAGAAG GTGTTCTTCCATACTCTTGGCCTGGCTGTTCTCAATGCCTACCACATCTACAAGCACAGAGAGGATCATCCTGTTCCTCATCGTTTATTTAGGAGGCAGCTTGTAGCTCAGCTTGTTGAAGACTCCGGAGTGACTGGTCCAGAAGCCTCAGGACGACGAAGAGCAGCCCCTGAAGTTCTGCAGCGTCTCAGTGCCAGACATTTCCCTTGCCACCTACCACCAACAGGGAAAAAGGTCCATGCCCAACGTCGGTGTATCGTTTGTGGTCCTGCTGAGGCAGATATCTTCAGGACACAGAACCCTGGTGTGAAGGTGCCAAACAGGACTGGACATGACACCAATTTTCAGTGTAAGCAATGCAAAGTTGCACTGTGTATCACACCATGTTTCGAGCTGTATCATACTGTGTCGGACTATACTTTGGCCTACAGAAGACACCATCATACTGCAGTCAGGAACCTTGGACAGGAGGagtga